A part of Synchiropus splendidus isolate RoL2022-P1 chromosome 19, RoL_Sspl_1.0, whole genome shotgun sequence genomic DNA contains:
- the LOC128751195 gene encoding apoptosis regulator BAX-like isoform X1: MRTGVKMSAPPLKSRNWASDHRIDFRDSIMQKAAILLTNFIFEKVQQCVERQTSERVRDLLQVQGACEPHIQEIALCLRKIGDEMDGHPDVQRLQQKILQLTKDSFMSIAYEVFSDGIFNWGRVVTLFLFASAIVLRAVARKSFDLIKEIVGWTLEVIKKRVLGWIRRQGGWEACLSYVNKSSWQTPMLLVGVALLAIFVVHKWRGSGTNVDK, translated from the exons ATGAGGACCGGAGTTAAAATGTCGGCTCCTCCGCTGAAAAGCCGGAACTGGGCCTCGGACCATCGCATCGATTTCA GAGATTCCATCATGCAGAAGGCAGCTATTCTGCTGACAAA TTTCATCTTTGAAAAAGTGCAACAGTGTGTCGAGAGGCAAACATCAGAGCGGGTCAGAGACCTACTACAAGTTCAAGGAGCGTGTGAGCCGCACATACAGGAGATAGCCCTGTGTTTACGGAAGATTGGGGATGAGATGGATGGCCATCCAGATGTACAAAG GTTACAGCAGAAAATACTCCAACTGACGAAAGACAGCTTCATGAGTATAGCTTATGAGGTCTTCTCAGATGGGATATTTAACTGGGGCAGAGTGGTCACTCTATTCCTCTTTGCCAGTGCAATAGTCTTGAGA GCTGTTGCACGTAAGAGCTTTGACCTCATCAAAGAAATTGTTGGCTGGACGTTGGAGGTCATCAAGAAACGTGTTCTGGGCTGGATCAGGAGGCAGGGCGGCTGG GAGGCTTGTCTCTCATACGTCAACAAATCCAGTTGGCAAACGCCGATGCTTTTGGTGGGGGTAGCTCTCTTGGCGATCTTCGTCGTTCATAAATGGAGAGGAAGTGGCACAAATGTGGACAAATGA
- the LOC128751195 gene encoding apoptosis regulator BAX-like isoform X2, protein MASNPERDVQGDSIMQKAAILLTNFIFEKVQQCVERQTSERVRDLLQVQGACEPHIQEIALCLRKIGDEMDGHPDVQRLQQKILQLTKDSFMSIAYEVFSDGIFNWGRVVTLFLFASAIVLRAVARKSFDLIKEIVGWTLEVIKKRVLGWIRRQGGWEACLSYVNKSSWQTPMLLVGVALLAIFVVHKWRGSGTNVDK, encoded by the exons ATGGCATCCAATCCGGAGAGAGACGTTCAAG GAGATTCCATCATGCAGAAGGCAGCTATTCTGCTGACAAA TTTCATCTTTGAAAAAGTGCAACAGTGTGTCGAGAGGCAAACATCAGAGCGGGTCAGAGACCTACTACAAGTTCAAGGAGCGTGTGAGCCGCACATACAGGAGATAGCCCTGTGTTTACGGAAGATTGGGGATGAGATGGATGGCCATCCAGATGTACAAAG GTTACAGCAGAAAATACTCCAACTGACGAAAGACAGCTTCATGAGTATAGCTTATGAGGTCTTCTCAGATGGGATATTTAACTGGGGCAGAGTGGTCACTCTATTCCTCTTTGCCAGTGCAATAGTCTTGAGA GCTGTTGCACGTAAGAGCTTTGACCTCATCAAAGAAATTGTTGGCTGGACGTTGGAGGTCATCAAGAAACGTGTTCTGGGCTGGATCAGGAGGCAGGGCGGCTGG GAGGCTTGTCTCTCATACGTCAACAAATCCAGTTGGCAAACGCCGATGCTTTTGGTGGGGGTAGCTCTCTTGGCGATCTTCGTCGTTCATAAATGGAGAGGAAGTGGCACAAATGTGGACAAATGA